The Prionailurus bengalensis isolate Pbe53 chromosome A3, Fcat_Pben_1.1_paternal_pri, whole genome shotgun sequence genome includes a window with the following:
- the ADGRF3 gene encoding adhesion G-protein coupled receptor F3 — protein sequence MIYSAVPLLLLAVTLPLVGSPAAQVSQPGQSQAGGESGQQLNQKSGAGESVLVSVYVQLDFSNQTWPLTLSRTLTPHFASASSPPATLAGLSLTTECNVHHDGHTYCACLPGYQWNASVCSRRRSCQSPRSRGPCGCLVFSPPEAGYCQLLPPAAPASCLPTVPGTLSLNSQVQMPGNTLNLTLVTSHETTNLNWFLRPAGSPRPILLQPGTQVSLTSSPGQAVLSILNISHKWAGEYTCRFEAQGFRWELYQVVKVPLQVTDVARLPDQLSISCATSPGFQLSCCLPSTHLVYTASWSPAEGSKASLVNTPGSWCLVLTVQRCPAADTTYTCELQSPGLTPLRVPVSVTIIQDGDATCPEDSSAVAWNVTKAGHVAQAPCPVNRTGVVKRTCGPDGSWEPIHGGCTDAGVLALFHRAWLLRAGQGWPAVEAPQILAELSEQAKVVSSPSDLLALLGTISFLAKVVVDARIQLNRSALEALLKTTDKVLDLDTSSLWTPAQAQKPSTGSDLLLAVETLARSLCPQDHPFSFSLQNVRLQTQLLGPFPADYRVSFRTQPPLRAHIPRCSLAPLGRNGTNVSITSLVLQKLDRLLPSSYGQGLGDSVYATPGLVLAISVMAGGQAFDQGEVIMDFGGTGSTPHCVFWDHSLFRGKGGWSDEGCQAQTARASPTTRCVCRHLTAFSVLTSPNTVPENLTLERLSQVGLGASIVALLVCLGVYRLVWRVVVQSKVAYLRHTALLNVVLCLLAADACFLGAPLLPPGPRSPLCLAAAFLCHFLYLATFFWMLAQALMLAHQLLFVFDQLSQCRVLSLMVVLGYVCPMGFAGAALALYLPRGQYLREGACWLSGKGGALYTFVGPVLAIVGVNGLVLAMAVRKLLRPLPSEGPRAERRQALLAVIKALLVLTPIFGLTWGLGLATLLEEVSTVPHYIFTILNTTQGVFILLFGCLMDKKIREALLKRFCRSQSPNSTISLVSYWLQILSSPTTGSDAAVPQPSREETGTARG from the exons AATCAGTCTTGGTCTCAGTCTATGTACAGCTGGACTTTTCAAATCAGACCTGGCCATTGACACTCTCCAGGACCCTGACTCCCCACTTTGCCTcggcctcctctcccccagcaaCTCTCGCCGGCCTCAGCCTCACCACAG aGTGTAATGTCCATCACGATGGCCACACCTACTGTGCCTGCCTCCCTGGGTACCAGTGGAACGCCAGCGTCTGCTCCCGTCGCCGTTCCTGCCAGAGTCCCCGCAGCCGCGGGCCCTGTGGCTGTCTGGTCTTCAGCCCTCCTGAAGCCGGGTACTGCCAGCTGCTGCCACCTG cggcccctgcctcctgcctccccacagTCCCCGGAACACTGAGCCTGAACTCCCAGGTGCAGATGCCTGGCAACACGCTGAACCTGACCCTCGTCACGAGCCATGAGACCACCAACCTAAACTGGTTCCTGCGGCCTGCGGGGAGCCCCAGACCCATCCTCCTGCAGCCGGGGACACAGGTGTCCCTGACCTCCAGCCCGGGCCAGGCTGTCCTCAGCATCCTCAACATCTCGCATAAATGGGCAG GTGAGTACACGTGCCGCTTCGAAGCTCAGGGATTCAGGTGGGAGCTGTACCAGGTGGTGAAGGTGCCCCTGCAGGTGACAGACGTGGCCCGGCTTCCAGACCAGCTCTCCATCTCCTGCGCCACCAGCCCCGGTTTCCAGCTGAGCTGCTGCCTCCCCAGCACACACCTGGTCTACACGGCTTCCTGGAGCCCCGCAGAGGGCAGCAAAG CCTCCTTAGTCAACACGCCAGGCTCCTGGTGCCTCGTGCTGACCGTTCAGCGCTGCCCTGCCGCTGACACCACGTATACTTGTGAGCTGCAGAGCCCAGGACTGACCCCTCTCAGGGTCCCCGTCTCTGTCACCATCATCCAGG ACGGAGACGCCACCTGCCCTGAGGACTCCTCAGCTGTTGCCTGGAATGTCACCAAGGCTGGCCACGTGGCACAGGCCCCGTGTCCAGTGAACAGGACAGGTGTGGTGAAGCGGACCTGCGGGCCTGATGGCAGTTGGGAGCCCATCCACGGCGGCTGCACGGACGCAGGGGTCCTGGCCTTGTTTCACAGAGCCTGG CTGCTGCGGGCAGGCCAGGGCTGGCCTGCTGTGGAGGCGCCACAGATCCTGGCTGAGCTGTCGGAGCAGGCGAAGGTGGTGAGCTCGCCCTCTGACTTATTGGCACTGCTGGGCACCATATCCTTCCTGGCCAAGGTGGTGGTGGATGCCAGAATACAGCTTAACCGCAGCGCCCTGGAG GCTCTCCTGAAAACCACAGACAAGGTCCTAGACCTGGACACCAGCTCTCTGTggaccccagcccaggcccagaaGCCCTCGACAGGCTCAGATCTCCTGCTGGCTGTGGAGACCCTGGCACGCAGTCTGTGCCCTCAGGATCACCCCTTCTCCTTCAGCTTGCAAAACGTGCGGCTGCAGACCCAGCTGCTTGGGCCGTTTCCCGCTGACTACAGAGTCTCCTTCCGCACTCAGCCCCCGCTGCGGGCCCACATTCCCAGGTGCTCCCTGGCCCCGCTGGGCCGTAACGGCACCAACGTCAGTATTACTAGCCTGGTGCTGCAGAAACTGGACCGCCTTCTGCCCTCAAGCTacgggcaggggctgggggactcCGTCTATGCCACTCCCGGCCTGGTCCTCGCCATCTCCGTCATGGCAGGTGGGCAGGCCTTCGACCAGGGAGAAGTCATCATGGACTTCGGGGGCACGGGTAGCACTCCGCACTGTGTCTTCTGGGACCACAGCCTCTTCCGGGGCAAGGGGGGCTGGTCGGACGAAGGGTGCCAGGCGCAGACAGCTCGTGCCAGCCCCACCACCCGATGCGTCTGTCGGCACCTCACCGCTTTCTCCGTCCTCACGTCCCCAAACACTGTTCCGGAAAACCTCACCCTGGAGCGGCTGAGTCAGGTGGGCTTGGGGGCCTCCATCGTGGCACTGCTTGTGTGCCTAGGTGTGTACAGGCTGGTTTGGAGAGTGGTGGTACAGAGCAAAGTCGCCTACTTACGCCACACGGCCCTGCTCAACGTGGTGCTCTGCCTTTTGGCCGCAGACGCCTGCTTCCTGGGAGCCCCACTGCTTCCTCCGGGGCCCCGAAGCCCGCTCTGCCTGGCCGCTGCCTTCCTCTGTCATTTCCTCTACCTGGCCACCTTTTTCTGGATGCTGGCTCAGGCCCTGATGCTGGCCCACCAGCTGCTCTTCGTCTTCGATCAGCTGTCCCAGTGCCGAGTACTCTCCCTGATGGTGGTCCTCGGCTACGTGTGCCCGATGGGGTTTGCAGGTGCCGCCCTGGCCCTCTACCTACCCCGAGGGCAATACCTGAGGGAGGGGGCGTGCTGGTTaagtgggaagggaggggcgCTCTACACCTTCGTGGGGCCAGTGCTGGCCATAGTGGGCGTGAACGGGCTGGTACTCGCCATGGCCGTGCGGAAGCTCCTGAGGCCTTTGCCGTCAGAGGGGCCCCGGGCGGAGAGGCGCCAAGCCCTTCTGGCGGTGATCAAAGCCCTGCTCGTTCTCACGCCCATCTTCGGCCTCACctgggggctgggcctggccaCCCTGCTGGAGGAAGTCTCCACAGTGCCTCACTACATCTTCACGATTCTCAACACCACCCAG GGTGTCTTCATCTTACTGTTTGGTTGCCTCATGGACAAGAAG ATACGAGAGGCTTTACTCAAACGCTTCTGCCGCTCCCAGTCCCCCAACTCCACCATCTCCCTGGTGAGTTATTGGCTTCAAATTCTCAGTTCTCCCACTACGGGGTCAGACGCAGCCGTTCCACAGCCTTCCCGAGAGGAGACAGGCACAGCTAGAGGCTGA